One window from the genome of Variovorax sp. PAMC26660 encodes:
- a CDS encoding DMT family transporter yields the protein MPSFTPRQFILLVLLTLAWGFNWPVMKLGVADYPPLGFRAISIWLGLPVLGLALVWMKVPFRVPRSAWPELLWLGATNMFVWHACIILAVKALSGGRAAILGYTMPVFSAVIGAVLFSAVLTRRAWLGVGACAVGVGLLLWHELTDFAGRPGYVALALVAAATWALGTQLLRHTRIGLPTLTLSFWMTALTAVVMTVLSLLFEREQLRWPGNVTWGSIGYNAVLIFGFAHAAWFYLARGLPPVASTLSVMFIPVLGVFSGAVWLGEVVHWQDWVAVALMMVAIASVLWPARSTAKA from the coding sequence ATGCCGTCCTTCACACCGCGCCAATTCATCCTCCTCGTTCTCCTGACCCTCGCCTGGGGTTTCAACTGGCCGGTGATGAAGCTCGGCGTGGCGGACTATCCGCCGCTCGGCTTCCGCGCGATCTCGATCTGGCTGGGCCTGCCGGTGCTGGGCCTTGCACTGGTGTGGATGAAGGTGCCGTTTCGCGTGCCGCGCAGCGCCTGGCCCGAGCTGCTGTGGCTGGGCGCCACCAACATGTTCGTCTGGCACGCCTGCATCATCCTGGCGGTGAAGGCGCTGTCGGGCGGGCGCGCGGCGATCCTGGGCTACACGATGCCGGTGTTCTCCGCCGTCATCGGGGCCGTGCTGTTCTCGGCCGTGCTCACGCGACGCGCGTGGCTCGGCGTGGGCGCCTGCGCGGTCGGCGTGGGGCTGCTGCTGTGGCACGAACTCACCGACTTCGCGGGACGGCCCGGCTATGTGGCGCTGGCGCTGGTGGCGGCTGCCACGTGGGCTCTGGGCACGCAGTTGCTGCGGCACACGCGCATCGGGCTGCCGACGCTCACGCTGTCGTTCTGGATGACGGCGCTCACCGCGGTGGTGATGACGGTGCTGTCACTGTTGTTCGAGCGCGAGCAATTGCGCTGGCCGGGCAATGTGACCTGGGGATCGATCGGCTACAACGCGGTGCTGATCTTCGGCTTCGCGCACGCGGCGTGGTTCTATCTTGCGCGCGGACTGCCGCCGGTGGCCTCCACGCTGAGCGTGATGTTCATTCCGGTGCTCGGCGTGTTCAGCGGCGCGGTGTGGCTGGGTGAAGTCGTGCACTGGCAGGACTGGGTGGCGGTGGCGCTGATGATGGTCGCCATCGCCTCGGTGCTCTGGCCCGCGCGCAGCACCGCCAAGGCCTGA
- a CDS encoding GntR family transcriptional regulator yields the protein MNSPTDTPIVLDRSSESPLWAQFRDAIRLQILQGVLPIGAKLPSEAELGDQFGISRIVVREALADLVRNNLIYKIKGRGAFVSARERDEDFVSTVLGFSDEMERKGRSVRTQILTQELRAPTAQEAASLGLTDDTQVVALKRLRSVDGELRLLVETVVPADLAPGLHRTRLDDRSLYDVLRRQYGLRLVRAERWIDAVLPDAATCELLALPQPEPLLRIESIAYGANGRPLEHYRALHRCKTSRLHVQTTT from the coding sequence ATGAACTCTCCGACCGACACTCCCATCGTGCTCGACCGCAGCTCCGAATCCCCCCTGTGGGCCCAGTTTCGCGACGCCATCCGCCTGCAGATATTGCAAGGCGTGCTGCCCATCGGCGCCAAGCTGCCTTCGGAGGCAGAGCTGGGCGATCAGTTCGGCATCTCACGCATCGTGGTGCGCGAGGCCCTGGCCGATCTGGTGCGCAACAACCTCATCTACAAGATCAAGGGGCGCGGCGCCTTCGTGTCGGCGCGCGAGCGCGATGAAGATTTCGTCTCGACCGTGCTCGGCTTCTCCGACGAAATGGAGCGCAAGGGCCGCTCGGTGCGCACGCAGATCCTCACGCAGGAACTGCGCGCGCCGACCGCGCAGGAGGCTGCGTCGCTGGGCCTGACCGACGACACCCAGGTCGTTGCACTCAAGCGCCTGCGCAGCGTCGATGGCGAGCTGCGCCTGCTGGTCGAGACCGTGGTGCCCGCCGACCTGGCGCCGGGCCTGCATCGCACGCGCCTGGACGACCGCTCGCTTTATGACGTGCTGCGCCGGCAGTACGGCCTGCGCCTCGTGCGCGCCGAACGCTGGATCGATGCGGTGCTCCCCGATGCCGCGACCTGCGAACTGCTGGCTCTGCCGCAGCCCGAGCCGCTGCTGCGCATCGAATCGATTGCCTACGGTGCCAACGGCCGGCCGCTGGAACACTACCGCGCGCTGCACCGCTGCAAGACCAGCCGCCTGCACGTGCAGACGACGACTTGA
- the uvrA gene encoding excinuclease ABC subunit UvrA, which translates to MNSTSTEDSAERARDAERERDIYLGAVLAQQRISIRGARTHNLKNVDLDIPRNKLVVITGLSGSGKSSLAFDTLYAEGQRRYVESLSAYARQFLQLMDKPDVDVIEGLSPAISIEQKATSHNPRSTVGTVTEIHDYLRLLYARAGTPYCPDHHLPLQAQTVSQMVDATLALPNEPRLMILAPVAREKKGEFVELFAEMQAAGYVRFRVDGQTYEYNDLPKLKKTEKHDIDVVIDRLRARADMQQRLAESFEAALRLAEGRAIALELGAEGVADKEHLFNAKFACPVCHYSLSELEPRLFSFNSPVGACPSCDGLGHREVFDPARVVAFPSLSIASGAIKGWDRRNGYYFSMIESVAKHYKFDVDAPFESLPASVQQVVLQGSAAEEIKFNYTMESGNFVGKKLTKKHPFEGIIPNMARRYRETDSVMVREDLARFRNLQPCPDCGGSRLRREARNVFLVDESARPADGGEPPRMAIFELSHLTLRDSLAWFQTLKLRGAKADIADKVVREIGLRLKFLNDVGLNYLSLDRSAETLSGGEAQRIRLASQIGSGLTGVMYVLDEPSIGLHQRDNDRLIGTLKHLRDIGNSVIVVEHDEDMIHAADHVIDMGPGAGVHGGRVMAQGTYAEVSANPESLTGQYLSGVRKIEVPKHRTAWLPVVKKAAFNEGKKPSRFPASPAAERRAAREAAHLASQTDLQEIRVVGATGNNLKDVTVAFPVGLLTCVTGVSGSGKSTLVNDTLYTAVARTLYRAHEEPAAHESVEGIEYFDKVINVDQSPIGRTPRSNPATYTGLFTPIRELMAETNTARERGYGPGRFSFNVAGGRCEACQGDGVVKVEMHFLPDVYVPCEVCHGQRYNRETLEVLYKGRNIAQILEMTVETAHEFLKAVPTIERKLRTLLDVGLSYIKLGQSATTLSGGEAQRVKLALELSKRDTGRTLYILDEPTTGLHFADIELLLKVLHQLRDAGNTIVVIEHNLDVIKTADWLIDMGPEGGAGGGMVVGEGTPEDIATNEASHTGRYLKRLL; encoded by the coding sequence TTGAATTCAACATCCACTGAAGACAGCGCGGAGCGCGCACGCGACGCGGAACGCGAACGCGACATCTACCTCGGTGCCGTGCTCGCACAGCAGCGCATCAGCATCCGCGGCGCGCGAACCCACAACCTGAAGAACGTCGATCTCGACATTCCGCGCAACAAGCTGGTGGTCATCACCGGTCTGTCGGGCTCGGGCAAATCGAGCCTGGCCTTCGACACGCTGTATGCCGAAGGGCAGCGCCGCTACGTGGAAAGCCTCTCGGCCTATGCGCGGCAGTTCCTGCAGCTCATGGACAAGCCCGACGTCGACGTGATCGAGGGCCTGTCGCCCGCCATCAGCATCGAGCAGAAGGCCACCAGCCACAACCCGCGCTCCACCGTGGGCACGGTGACCGAGATCCACGACTACCTGCGCCTGCTGTATGCCCGCGCCGGCACGCCCTACTGCCCCGACCACCACCTGCCGCTGCAGGCGCAGACGGTCTCGCAGATGGTCGACGCCACGCTGGCCCTGCCCAACGAGCCCCGGCTGATGATCCTGGCGCCCGTGGCGCGCGAGAAGAAAGGCGAGTTCGTCGAACTCTTCGCCGAGATGCAGGCTGCGGGCTACGTGCGCTTTCGCGTCGACGGGCAAACGTACGAATACAACGACCTGCCCAAGCTCAAGAAGACCGAGAAGCACGACATCGACGTCGTCATCGACCGCCTGCGCGCGCGCGCCGACATGCAGCAGCGCCTGGCAGAGAGCTTCGAGGCCGCGCTGCGGCTGGCCGAAGGCCGCGCCATTGCGCTGGAGCTGGGCGCCGAGGGCGTGGCCGACAAGGAACACCTGTTCAACGCCAAGTTCGCCTGCCCGGTCTGCCACTACTCGCTGTCGGAGCTGGAGCCGCGCCTGTTCTCGTTCAACTCGCCCGTGGGCGCCTGCCCGAGCTGCGATGGCCTGGGCCACCGGGAAGTGTTCGACCCCGCGCGCGTGGTCGCCTTCCCGTCGCTGTCGATCGCCAGCGGCGCCATCAAGGGCTGGGACCGCCGCAACGGCTACTACTTCAGCATGATCGAGAGCGTCGCCAAGCACTACAAGTTCGATGTCGACGCGCCCTTCGAGTCGCTGCCTGCGTCGGTGCAGCAGGTGGTGCTGCAAGGCTCGGCGGCCGAGGAGATCAAGTTCAACTACACCATGGAGTCGGGCAACTTCGTGGGCAAGAAGCTCACGAAGAAGCATCCCTTCGAGGGGATCATCCCGAACATGGCGCGGCGCTACCGCGAGACCGACTCGGTGATGGTGCGCGAAGACCTCGCACGCTTTCGCAACCTGCAGCCCTGCCCCGACTGCGGCGGCTCGCGGCTGCGGCGCGAAGCGCGCAACGTGTTCCTGGTCGATGAGTCGGCGCGCCCGGCCGATGGCGGCGAGCCGCCTCGCATGGCGATCTTCGAACTCAGCCACCTCACGCTGCGCGATTCGCTCGCGTGGTTCCAGACGCTCAAGCTGCGCGGCGCCAAGGCCGACATCGCCGACAAGGTGGTGCGCGAGATCGGCCTGCGCCTGAAATTCCTCAACGACGTGGGCCTGAACTACCTGAGCCTGGACCGCAGCGCCGAAACCCTTTCGGGCGGCGAAGCGCAGCGCATTCGCCTCGCGTCGCAGATCGGCTCGGGCCTGACAGGCGTGATGTACGTGCTCGACGAGCCCAGCATCGGCCTGCACCAGCGCGACAACGACCGCCTGATCGGCACGCTCAAGCATCTGCGCGACATCGGCAACAGCGTGATCGTGGTCGAGCACGACGAGGACATGATCCACGCCGCCGACCATGTGATCGACATGGGCCCCGGCGCCGGCGTGCACGGCGGCCGCGTGATGGCGCAGGGCACCTATGCCGAGGTGTCGGCCAACCCTGAATCGCTCACCGGCCAGTACCTCTCGGGCGTGCGCAAGATTGAAGTGCCCAAGCACCGCACCGCCTGGCTGCCGGTGGTGAAGAAGGCGGCCTTCAACGAAGGCAAGAAGCCCTCGCGCTTTCCGGCAAGCCCTGCAGCCGAACGGCGTGCCGCGCGTGAAGCGGCCCACCTCGCATCGCAAACCGACCTGCAGGAAATCCGCGTGGTCGGCGCCACCGGCAACAACCTGAAGGACGTGACCGTGGCCTTCCCGGTCGGCCTGCTCACTTGCGTGACCGGCGTGTCGGGCTCTGGCAAGTCGACGCTGGTGAACGACACGTTGTACACGGCCGTGGCGCGCACGCTGTACCGCGCGCACGAAGAACCCGCCGCACACGAGTCGGTCGAGGGCATCGAGTATTTCGACAAGGTCATCAACGTCGACCAGAGCCCCATCGGCCGCACGCCGCGCAGCAACCCGGCCACCTACACCGGCCTGTTCACGCCCATCCGCGAGCTGATGGCCGAGACCAACACCGCGCGCGAACGCGGCTACGGGCCGGGCCGCTTCAGCTTCAACGTGGCGGGCGGACGCTGCGAGGCCTGCCAGGGCGACGGCGTGGTGAAGGTCGAGATGCACTTCCTGCCCGACGTGTACGTGCCCTGCGAGGTCTGCCACGGCCAGCGCTACAACCGCGAGACGCTCGAGGTTCTGTACAAGGGCAGGAACATCGCGCAGATTCTCGAGATGACGGTCGAGACCGCGCACGAGTTCCTGAAAGCCGTGCCGACCATCGAGCGCAAGCTGCGCACGCTGCTCGACGTGGGCCTGAGCTACATCAAGCTCGGCCAGTCGGCCACCACGCTGTCGGGCGGCGAAGCGCAGCGCGTGAAGCTCGCGCTCGAGTTGAGCAAGCGCGACACCGGCCGCACGCTCTACATCCTCGACGAGCCGACCACGGGCCTGCACTTCGCCGACATCGAACTGCTGCTGAAGGTGCTGCACCAGTTGCGCGACGCAGGCAACACCATCGTCGTGATCGAGCACAACCTGGACGTCATCAAGACCGCCGACTGGCTGATCGACATGGGCCCCGAGGGCGGTGCCGGTGGCGGCATGGTGGTGGGCGAAGGCACGCCGGAAGACATCGCGACGAATGAGGCGAGCCATACAGGGCGCTACCTCAAGCGGCTGTTGTAA